A section of the Mastomys coucha isolate ucsf_1 unplaced genomic scaffold, UCSF_Mcou_1 pScaffold15, whole genome shotgun sequence genome encodes:
- the Tnfaip6 gene encoding tumor necrosis factor-inducible gene 6 protein, producing MVVLICLCVLLWVEAHGWGFKDGIFHNSIWLEQAAGVYHREARAGRYKLTYAEAKAVCEFEGGRLATYKQLEAARKIGFHVCAAGWMAKGRVGYPIVKPGPNCGFGKTGIIDYGIRLNRSERWDVYCYNPHAKECGGVFTDPKRVFKSPGFPNEYDDNQVCYWHIRLKYGQRIHLSFLDFDLEHDPGCLADYVEIYDSYDDVHGFVGRYCGDELPEDIISTGNVMTLKFLSDASVTAGGFQIKYVTVDPASKSSQAKNTSTTGNKKFLPGRFSHL from the exons ATGGTCGTCCTCATTTGCTTATGCGTCTTGCTGTGGGTAGAGGCTCACGGATGGGGATTCAAGGACGGAATCTTTCACAACTCCATATGGCTTG AACAAGCAGCAGGCGTATACCACAGAGAAGCTCGGGCTGGCAGATACAAGCTCACATATGCAGAAGCCAAGGCCGTGTGTGAATTTGAAGGTGGCCGTCTTGCAACCTACAAGCAGCTAGAAGCAGCCAGAAAAATTG gATTTCATGTCTGTGCTGCTGGATGGATGGCCAAGGGCAGAGTTGGATACCCCATTGTGAAACCTGGGCCCAACTGTGGATTTGGGAAAACAGGCATCATCGATTATGGAATCCGGCTCAACAGGAGTGAGCGGTGGGATGTCTATTGCTACAACCCACACG CAAAGGAGTGTGGTGGTGTCTTCACAGATCCAAAGCGAGTTTTTAAATCCCCGGGCTTCCCAAATGAGTATGATGACAACCAGGTCTGCTACTGGCACATTCGGCTCAAGTACGGTCAGCGAATTCACCTGAGCTTTTTGGACTTTGACCTTGAACACGATCCAGGCTGCTTGGCTGACTACGTAGAAATATATGACAGTTATGATGACGTGCACGGCTTCGTAGGAAG ATACTGCGGTGATGAACTTCCAGAAGACATCATTAGCACAG GAAATGTCATGACCTTGAAGTTTCTGAGCGATGCATCCGTCACAGCTGGAGGCTTCCAGATTAAATATGTCACAGTGGATCCTGCATCTAAATCCAGTCAAGCCAAAAATACAAGTACTACTGGAAATAAAAAGTTCTTACCTGGAAGGTTTAGCcatctataa